A segment of the Rhizobium sp. ZPR4 genome:
GCCGGAGTCTGAGCATGATCAATGATGTGTTCCACCGAGCATTTCACCAACTGCGAACGAAGCACGTATAATTCGCAGTTTTCCGCGACATTCAAAGGCTTCATGAAAAAGCCCTTGTTCGGATGGGTCATTACCAGTCCTTCAGCATTCAAGCGAATGAGAGCTTCTCGCACCGGCGTAGCGCTGACCTTAAATGCATCGGCCAAGCTCCATGGTTGCAGTTGCTGCGACGGCGAAAATGCATAGCTGACTACCATCTCTTTCAGCTGCGAGTAAATTGCAGCGCTAGATCTTGCTTCATGGGAGGCATCTGGGGGCATTTTAATCCTCTCTTCGCTATATGGCGGCGATCCGTTGAACAGCGTCATTCCTCATTATGTTCTCACATACAAAGCGAAAACTGAGGCAGGGCACAAGCTACCATTTTAAGTAGTCTTACAGATGAGGAGTAGCGCTAACCGACAAGCTACGCCGTTCGCTGCAGATACCGGTCAGCGTCTCCGGCGTGAGGCGGCTATGATCCCTTCTTTGTGACCCTAATCGCGACCGAAAGGTAGCTCGACGCGAATGCCACGTATTCGAAAGCGGCTCCAGTTTCGCTAACGAATTCAGAAAGTGCCTTGTACTCGTGGTCGCGCCATCCAGGATAATTCAGGAATTCATCGAAGACGATGATTGTGCCAGGACCGATCCGGGTGCGGAGGCCGAAGAGGACATCGCGGGTGCTACTATATAAGTCACAGTCAATATGGAGCAGACTGAGATCGTTTGAGGCTGTTGCCGCGAGGTAAGGCGGTATCGTTTCCGCGAACATTCCCGGGATGATCGTCGCGGTCGACGGCAGGCCATCCGGGACTCTCCCGCCTCGACTGAACTCGCCCTTTCGGCGATCATGCCTCCAATCTTCGGGCAGACCGAGGAAAGAATCAAAGCCGTAAACGGAATGGTGGGGGAGCTTTTCGCAAATGACCTTGAGAGTTCGGCCATCCATAACCCCGAACTCCAGAACGTCTCCAGTAGAACTTGCTATCGAACATGCATGCTGAAGCAAATCGACACGGTTTATTAAATTGGCGGCGAGAGGAAAATGCTTTTCCATGAAATCGGCTGCTTCGAAGGCCGCTTTGAGGCGAGCGAACTTCCAATAGTCATATGGCCGAACCTCTCGTTCGTGGCTTGGCGGGAAGGTCTCGGTAGGATGACGAAAAAGGGCCTTGTCAATGATGACTGCTAGTTCGTGGTCCACAGGTTCAGCTTTGCGCCGATAGCCGTCGTGTTGCTGCGTCATTCGTAGTCCTATCAACATGATTGCAACGGGAGACATTAGTGCCGTAGGCTGAACATAGACAATAATTTCCAAGAATACTGGAAATTTTCTATTTTATATTTCGGGATATTATTTCTTTGGAGGGTGCGTCGATTATCATCAACTCCAGATGAACAGTTTAAGGGGATCGACCAATGGCGCTTTCTGAGGCGGCTGAAACTTTTCTTCGAGCAGCAAACCGGCAAAAATCTGCGGTAATTTCGGGGCCGGTCTGGGGCGAGGTTTCGAAAGAGGAAGTTTCTTTTGGGCAGGAGCGATTGTGGCTGTACAACCAGATCGAGCCTGCGGCCAGTGCCAGCTATAATGTCCCCTTCGCACTTCGGTTCGTGGGCAAAGTCGATCTTGGTTTGCTCCAGACTGCATTGCGTGGCGTGGTCTCTCGCCACGAGGTATTGCGAACCCTAGTGCGGACGGCTGCCGACGGGACGCCCATGCTCAGCGCGTGCCAGCATGAGGTGGAGGTAGGGTTCGTTGACTTCTCTGAACGACACGACACAACTCTGGAATTGGTCAGGTGGATCGACGGGCAACTTGCGAAAGGCATGGAGCCTTCCTCGGAGATTTTGCGTGTTTCCGTGATCAAGGTAGCGCCAGAGGAATTCATATTTCTGGCGGTTATCCATCACATCGCCTTCGATGGGTGGTCCGCAGGTCTGCTAGCTCGCGAGCTTTTGCTTACATATGATGCTTTAAAGCGTGGGGTGCCACCAACGCTGCCGGATCTGCAAATCCAATATAGCGACTATGCGAGTTGGCAGCGGCGCGCTCTTTCATCGCATGTGCTCGATGATCAACTTGAGTCTTGGTGCCAGAACCTCGCGCATGCGCCGGAGCCGCTCGAGCTTCCAACAGATTACCCGATCCCATCGGAACCAACTTTCCAAGGTGACAGCGTCGGCTTCGACCTTCCAATCGAACTTGCGGAGAAATTCGAACGCTTCTGCCGGGAGCACAAGGTCACGCCGTACATGGTCTTCCTCGCGGTCTATCAAGCTTTGCTCAGTCGATGGACTGAAGCAGACGATATCATCGTGGGTTCACCGGTCTCCGGGCGCACCTACCAACAGATGGAAAATGTCATCGGATTTTTCGTCAACACTCTGCCGATACGGGTCGACTTGAGCAACGCCCCATCATTCACGGAGCTTCTTGATCGGGTCCGGACCTCTGCGCTTGAAGCATATGCCAACCAGGAGGTCCCGTTCGAGAGGATCGTCGAGGCTCTGAACTTGCCGAGGACGGCCGGGCGCACACCTCTGCTGCAGACCACCCTTACGCTCCAGGGCGAGCCCGAACCGCTTCCGACTGTGCATGGGCTTGCTGTTGAGTGGTTCGCCATCAATCGGCGCCCGTTCATCAAATTCGACCTTGCCATGTATCTGGAAAAAACCGGCTTTACCTATCAGGGTCGGCTCGACTTTGCGACTGACCTTTTCCTGCGCACCACCGCCGAACGGTTCGTCGAGCACTTCAAGAACTTCCTCCAGAACGCGATCGACGACCCCACACGCTCTTTCCGAAAAATATCATTTCTCTCAAACAAAGATAAGGAAATCCTATCCGAGCGAAATCTGTCGCTGCGGGTCCCTGCGCATGAGGAATCCATTCATGAGCGCTTTCGATCACAAGTGACCTTATGGGCCGAAAAGACTGCGGTTGTCTGTGGTGACGACGAATTGAGTTACTTTCAGCTGGACCTTTATTCAGATGATCTCGCGCGGCGCTTAACCCGTTCCGGGGTAAGATCAGGAGATTCAATTGGAATCCTCGCTCTGCGCAACGTGGAAACGGCAATCGGTATGCTGGGAATCCTCAAGGCAGGGGCGTTCTACGTGCCTATCGATCCAGAGCACCCGCCGGAGCGCATAGCGCACATAGTCGAGAATTCGGCGATCTCGATCGTCGTCATTCCCAATAACTTCTGCTTCGAGTCGACCTTCCCGCCAACGACCCATATTCCAGCTAGAGCCGAAAACACTGGGACGGTAAAAGAGTGGCCGACGCTGCCGCCCGTTTCCTCGACGGCAACTGCTTATGTAATCTATACGTCTGGCTCAACCGGAAAACCAAAAGCCGTCGCGATCGACCACAGGAATGTGTTGCGTCTGCTTGACGAGGTAGCGACCGAGATGAGCTTCGGTTCTT
Coding sequences within it:
- a CDS encoding TylF/MycF/NovP-related O-methyltransferase, which produces MTQQHDGYRRKAEPVDHELAVIIDKALFRHPTETFPPSHEREVRPYDYWKFARLKAAFEAADFMEKHFPLAANLINRVDLLQHACSIASSTGDVLEFGVMDGRTLKVICEKLPHHSVYGFDSFLGLPEDWRHDRRKGEFSRGGRVPDGLPSTATIIPGMFAETIPPYLAATASNDLSLLHIDCDLYSSTRDVLFGLRTRIGPGTIIVFDEFLNYPGWRDHEYKALSEFVSETGAAFEYVAFASSYLSVAIRVTKKGS
- a CDS encoding GntR family transcriptional regulator; protein product: MTLFNGSPPYSEERIKMPPDASHEARSSAAIYSQLKEMVVSYAFSPSQQLQPWSLADAFKVSATPVREALIRLNAEGLVMTHPNKGFFMKPLNVAENCELYVLRSQLVKCSVEHIIDHAQTPALNWLTESWLSHLEIIREGGASAPSSLELFFEDCLRAAGSGACFEVVRGVHEKTRYLRSLFIEQESQTAVYFEILEELAYTVRERNKQAAAAKIRDELEFKLKCVPGLCDAGLIRAFRCQ